One segment of Deltaproteobacteria bacterium DNA contains the following:
- the folE2 gene encoding GTP cyclohydrolase FolE2, producing the protein MEDIQNHKDYRNIDIDQVGVKGIRYPITVLDKDQGEQQTVARINMYVSLPRYYKGTHMSRFVEILNENSRRISLQNFSDILEEVKTRLNAESAHMEISFPYFINKRAPVTGAEGLMEYLCTFKGSVNKGSDLVIGVHVPISTLCPCSKEISDFGAHNQRGEVRLKVRFKKFVWIEDLIQLVEKSASSEVFSVLKREDEKYVTEQAYQNPMFVEDIVREISLKLGNDPNITWFSVESENFESIHNHNAYAYIEKRNR; encoded by the coding sequence ATGGAAGACATTCAAAACCACAAGGACTACAGGAACATCGATATTGATCAGGTCGGCGTCAAGGGGATCCGGTATCCCATTACGGTGCTCGACAAGGATCAGGGAGAACAGCAGACCGTCGCCCGGATAAACATGTACGTGAGTCTGCCCCGTTACTACAAGGGCACCCACATGAGCCGCTTTGTAGAAATTCTCAATGAGAACAGCCGGCGGATATCACTCCAGAACTTCTCCGATATCCTTGAGGAGGTGAAAACCCGGCTGAACGCCGAGAGCGCCCATATGGAAATCAGCTTCCCGTACTTTATCAACAAACGCGCACCCGTGACCGGCGCTGAGGGGCTGATGGAATACCTGTGCACCTTCAAGGGGTCCGTCAACAAGGGAAGCGATCTGGTGATCGGGGTTCATGTCCCCATCTCCACCCTCTGCCCATGTTCCAAAGAAATCAGCGACTTCGGGGCCCACAACCAGCGGGGGGAGGTCCGGCTCAAGGTCAGATTCAAGAAATTCGTGTGGATAGAGGACCTGATCCAGCTGGTGGAGAAATCTGCATCCAGCGAGGTGTTCTCTGTTCTCAAGCGGGAAGATGAAAAATATGTGACCGAGCAGGCATACCAGAACCCGATGTTTGTCGAGGATATTGTCAGGGAAATCTCGCTGAAGCTGGGGAATGACCCCAATATTACATGGTTTTCCGTGGAATCCGAGAACTTTGAATCCATACACAATCATAATGCCTATGCATATATTGAAAAGCGCAACAGATGA
- a CDS encoding formylglycine-generating enzyme family protein — protein sequence MAVILKYAEKVWIPVLAGILVSLLPCHVSAMEKSITNSLGMNFVRIPAGTFTMGSPPDEEGRKDNETPHEVTLSRPFYMQTTEVTVKQWRAIMGSPLFFKKKGSDDMPVVKISWDDCMAFLEKLNARKEGVYRLPTEAEWEYACRGGSDSVYGWGDTIDCSKAMYANNSLKAGDCLKYVKSRGLSTDDPAPVRSYAPNAWGLYDLPGNAWEWCQDWYGPYPQGSVVDPQGPRSGSVRVRRGGSWYGHWERCRCANRNFSHPASRYQTTGFRLVREAE from the coding sequence ATGGCTGTGATTTTGAAATATGCGGAAAAAGTCTGGATACCGGTTCTTGCCGGCATCCTGGTTTCCCTGTTACCCTGCCATGTTTCTGCAATGGAGAAAAGCATTACCAATTCTCTGGGAATGAACTTTGTGCGGATACCGGCAGGAACCTTCACCATGGGAAGCCCCCCGGATGAAGAGGGCCGAAAGGATAACGAGACACCCCACGAGGTGACCCTCAGCAGACCCTTTTACATGCAGACGACCGAAGTGACCGTGAAACAATGGCGGGCCATTATGGGAAGTCCATTATTTTTCAAGAAGAAGGGTTCCGACGACATGCCGGTGGTAAAAATCTCGTGGGATGACTGCATGGCATTTTTGGAGAAATTGAATGCCCGCAAGGAAGGCGTCTACCGGCTCCCCACAGAGGCGGAATGGGAATATGCATGCAGAGGCGGGAGCGACTCGGTCTATGGCTGGGGCGACACCATCGATTGCAGTAAAGCCATGTATGCCAATAACAGCCTGAAAGCGGGCGACTGCTTAAAATATGTAAAATCAAGGGGATTGTCCACAGACGATCCTGCGCCTGTCAGGAGTTATGCCCCCAATGCGTGGGGTCTCTACGACCTGCCGGGAAATGCCTGGGAATGGTGTCAGGACTGGTACGGCCCGTACCCCCAAGGGTCGGTGGTGGATCCCCAGGGACCCCGGTCAGGATCTGTAAGGGTGCGAAGAGGCGGGAGCTGGTACGGGCACTGGGAGAGATGCCGATGTGCCAACAGGAATTTCAGTCACCCCGCCAGCAGGTACCAGACCACCGGTTTTCGGCTGGTCAGAGAGGCCGAGTAA
- a CDS encoding ABC transporter ATP-binding protein translates to MIVFLLSDLGFSVWWLTRPSSPVFLMGTRIPLDYFSWPWSLAAGTFSIYLLIQLGSRQGRQLYGFRLSPDAICRLGMARTFQNIRLFFNLSVLDNVKIGRHVQMRSGVPGALFRTRGMRDEEAVTEKEALECLRFVGLEARAFDLAGALAYGEQRRLEIARALASRPKLLLLDEPAAGMNARESARLIDLILQIRAKGIAVLIIEHDMRVMMNLADHIYVLDYGRLIAQGTPDEIRSNPKVIEAYLGGGATHAEA, encoded by the coding sequence ATGATCGTCTTTCTCCTGTCGGACCTGGGCTTTTCCGTCTGGTGGCTGACCCGGCCGTCTTCCCCGGTATTTCTGATGGGGACCCGCATCCCTCTGGACTATTTTTCCTGGCCGTGGAGTCTTGCCGCAGGAACGTTCAGCATCTACCTCCTGATCCAGTTGGGATCGCGTCAGGGACGGCAGCTTTACGGGTTCAGGTTGAGTCCCGATGCCATCTGCCGCCTGGGGATGGCCAGGACATTTCAGAATATCCGCCTCTTTTTCAATCTGAGCGTCCTGGACAACGTGAAAATCGGGCGCCACGTTCAAATGCGGTCCGGTGTCCCCGGCGCCCTCTTCAGGACCAGGGGAATGCGGGACGAGGAGGCGGTCACCGAAAAAGAGGCACTTGAATGCCTCCGGTTTGTGGGCCTGGAAGCGCGGGCCTTTGATCTGGCCGGGGCCCTGGCCTATGGCGAGCAGCGCCGCCTGGAGATCGCCCGGGCCCTGGCATCCCGGCCGAAACTCCTCCTCCTGGATGAGCCGGCAGCAGGGATGAACGCGCGGGAATCCGCCCGCTTGATTGATCTGATCCTCCAAATCCGAGCAAAGGGAATTGCCGTACTGATCATCGAACACGATATGCGGGTCATGATGAACCTGGCCGACCATATCTACGTCCTCGATTACGGCAGGCTTATTGCCCAAGGGACCCCTGACGAGATTCGAAGCAATCCAAAGGTCATAGAGGCCTATTTAGGCGGGGGCGCGACCCATGCTGAGGCTTGA
- a CDS encoding transporter substrate-binding domain-containing protein: protein MKRGIFAVALAMVLTLTLIATALAGPALDRILKKGQLTVGLTGNQPPLNAKNKAGEIIGMDAALAELIATNMGVTLNMVSMPFAELLPALRAGKVDMVMSGMTVTPERNLKVAFVGPYYVSGKGILTKTRTVAKIEDAKGLNQKNIKIASLKNSTSQEMVTEAAPEATFIATQSYDAAVQMLLKDQVDVVVADYPFCALTAFRNKDNGLTAADVRLTFEPLCIAMPEDALLINWVENFLMMIEASGVLDALKNHWFNEKVWLEELPQN, encoded by the coding sequence ATGAAAAGAGGTATTTTCGCTGTTGCGCTGGCCATGGTGTTAACACTGACGTTGATAGCGACGGCATTGGCCGGACCGGCGCTGGACCGCATCTTGAAGAAGGGCCAACTCACCGTAGGGCTTACGGGGAACCAGCCGCCCCTGAACGCCAAGAACAAGGCGGGGGAGATTATCGGCATGGATGCGGCGCTTGCCGAACTGATCGCCACCAACATGGGGGTCACGCTGAACATGGTCAGCATGCCGTTTGCTGAGCTGTTGCCCGCGCTTCGGGCGGGAAAGGTGGACATGGTCATGTCGGGCATGACCGTGACCCCGGAACGGAATCTGAAAGTGGCATTTGTAGGACCCTACTATGTCTCCGGAAAAGGCATCCTCACCAAGACACGAACAGTGGCCAAAATCGAAGATGCCAAGGGTCTTAACCAGAAAAACATTAAAATCGCCTCGCTCAAAAACTCCACCAGTCAGGAGATGGTTACAGAGGCGGCACCCGAGGCCACGTTTATCGCGACCCAATCCTATGATGCGGCCGTTCAAATGCTTTTGAAGGACCAGGTGGATGTGGTGGTGGCGGATTACCCTTTCTGCGCCCTCACCGCATTTCGCAACAAGGATAACGGCCTCACCGCAGCGGATGTACGTCTCACCTTTGAGCCGTTGTGCATTGCCATGCCTGAAGACGCGCTCCTGATCAACTGGGTGGAAAACTTTCTGATGATGATAGAGGCCAGTGGGGTTCTGGATGCCCTCAAGAATCATTGGTTCAATGAGAAGGTATGGCTGGAGGAACTCCCTCAGAATTAA
- a CDS encoding ABC transporter substrate-binding protein: MKRCVCFLIAWFLLTGVAWADSIKIPVAAAFTGQLASFGEGIKNAAILKGEEINAAGGINGKKVDIVLEDELCDPKEAATVATKLANDPQVPIVIGHLCSSATLAALPIYRDAKLPAISPASTNISIGKMSPFYFRNVYKDDFQGLFLAKYAHLARGFEKMAVFYEVNDYSMGLMQAFMKEAKRLGIKILGTEAYTSDTTDFKPQLTKFKRMKPDAIFIPGYAPQGTLIVSQARGLGMKDVAFFGADGLDDDLMLKNPDAEGLFVTTPFLPDKAGPRAAGFIEAYKKKYGKEPNWFAANAYDGVGIAAQAIAAVGPDRVKIRDYLAGIDSKEKAYQGVAGNTYFDENGDCLKDAFVKEIKNGKWVSAEKQLQ, from the coding sequence ATGAAAAGATGCGTCTGTTTTTTAATCGCCTGGTTCCTGTTGACCGGGGTCGCGTGGGCGGATTCCATAAAAATCCCCGTTGCCGCGGCCTTTACCGGCCAGTTGGCCTCATTTGGCGAGGGGATCAAGAATGCGGCGATTTTGAAGGGGGAAGAAATCAATGCGGCGGGAGGCATTAACGGCAAGAAGGTCGACATCGTATTGGAGGATGAGCTGTGCGATCCCAAGGAGGCGGCCACCGTGGCCACCAAATTGGCCAATGACCCGCAGGTCCCGATCGTCATCGGGCATCTTTGCAGTTCCGCCACCCTGGCGGCCCTTCCCATATACCGGGACGCAAAACTTCCTGCCATATCGCCCGCCTCCACCAATATCAGCATCGGAAAAATGAGCCCGTTCTATTTCCGGAATGTCTACAAGGATGATTTCCAGGGACTCTTTCTGGCCAAATATGCCCATCTGGCCAGAGGGTTCGAGAAAATGGCGGTCTTTTACGAGGTCAACGACTACTCCATGGGGTTGATGCAGGCCTTTATGAAGGAGGCCAAGCGTCTGGGCATCAAGATCCTGGGCACAGAGGCCTACACATCGGACACCACCGATTTCAAGCCCCAGCTCACCAAGTTCAAAAGGATGAAGCCCGATGCCATCTTTATCCCCGGGTATGCCCCCCAGGGAACGCTCATTGTCTCACAGGCGAGGGGCCTCGGCATGAAGGATGTGGCCTTTTTCGGGGCCGACGGGCTCGATGACGACCTGATGCTGAAAAATCCGGATGCAGAAGGCCTTTTTGTCACAACGCCCTTTTTACCGGATAAGGCAGGGCCCCGGGCCGCCGGTTTTATCGAGGCCTATAAGAAGAAGTATGGCAAGGAGCCCAACTGGTTTGCCGCCAACGCCTACGACGGGGTGGGGATTGCGGCCCAGGCCATAGCGGCTGTAGGTCCGGACAGGGTCAAGATCCGGGATTACCTGGCCGGTATCGATTCAAAGGAAAAGGCATATCAGGGCGTTGCCGGCAACACCTATTTTGACGAGAACGGCGACTGTCTCAAGGATGCATTTGTCAAGGAAATCAAGAACGGAAAATGGGTCAGCGCTGAAAAGCAGTTACAGTGA
- a CDS encoding branched-chain amino acid ABC transporter permease — protein MGLGLPAQKPRLFFLALVLLAVLLPWLPLGGSTNYIVRILTTAVLYMILALGLNIVPGFTGLLDLGYVGFYGIGAYTSGLLAIHFDLGLWAILPLAALNGAIWGILLGAPTLRLTGDYFAIVTFGFSELVVLVIRNELWLTRGPMGLPGISPPSIFGHLLTRDWEFFYLILFLLMIVLVVVTRLQDSRLGRAWFAIREDEIAAQCCGVNLIRYKVTAFAISASIGAMGGAFYAKWFKFIHPDMFKFWESILILCLIVFGGMGSIAGTMLGALILIPLSEVLRAVLPQGLFSARYLIYGLVLVLMMRWRPEGLIPFERAQARKAGLAKERLKI, from the coding sequence ATGGGTCTTGGACTTCCCGCACAAAAGCCCCGCCTTTTCTTCCTGGCCCTGGTCCTTTTGGCCGTTCTCCTCCCCTGGCTCCCCCTGGGCGGGTCGACCAATTACATCGTCAGGATATTGACCACAGCGGTCCTCTACATGATCCTGGCACTCGGTCTGAACATCGTCCCCGGATTCACCGGGCTCCTGGATCTGGGATACGTCGGTTTTTACGGGATCGGGGCCTATACCTCAGGACTTCTGGCCATCCACTTTGATCTGGGCCTGTGGGCGATCCTCCCGCTGGCCGCGCTCAACGGGGCGATCTGGGGGATCCTCCTGGGCGCACCCACCCTCCGCCTTACCGGAGACTACTTCGCCATCGTCACCTTCGGGTTTTCCGAACTGGTGGTGCTGGTCATCCGGAACGAACTCTGGCTCACCCGGGGCCCCATGGGTCTTCCCGGCATCTCTCCCCCTTCCATCTTCGGCCATCTCCTCACCCGCGACTGGGAGTTTTTCTATCTCATCCTGTTTCTGCTCATGATCGTCCTGGTGGTGGTGACGCGGCTCCAGGATTCCCGGCTCGGACGGGCATGGTTCGCCATACGGGAGGATGAGATCGCGGCCCAGTGCTGCGGCGTCAATCTAATCCGGTACAAGGTCACGGCCTTTGCCATCAGCGCCTCTATCGGCGCCATGGGCGGGGCCTTTTATGCCAAATGGTTCAAATTCATCCACCCGGACATGTTCAAGTTCTGGGAATCGATATTGATCCTTTGCCTGATCGTTTTCGGGGGAATGGGGAGCATTGCCGGGACCATGCTGGGGGCGCTGATACTGATCCCCCTCTCCGAGGTGCTGCGGGCGGTCCTGCCCCAGGGCCTGTTCAGCGCCCGGTATCTGATCTACGGGCTGGTTCTGGTCCTCATGATGCGCTGGCGGCCGGAAGGCCTCATCCCCTTTGAGCGGGCCCAGGCCAGAAAGGCAGGGCTCGCAAAGGAGCGTCTCAAGATATGA
- a CDS encoding ABC transporter ATP-binding protein has translation MLRLEDVHSHYRKIHALKGVSLRVREKTICCLIGANGAGKSTLLMTISGIQPVSSGRIRFRDDPIDKLPPEEIVQKGVVQVPEGRRIFADLTVRENLMLGAYLRRNRQAVARSMENAFQLFPILRERRDQLGGTLSGGEQQMLAMARALMGTPSLLLLDEPSLGLAPLVVVHIMHIIQKIRDDGLTILLVEQNAQAALELGNYGYVIETGRVVLEDKAAALLQNDRVKEAYLG, from the coding sequence ATGCTGAGGCTTGAAGACGTTCACAGTCATTACCGGAAGATACACGCCCTCAAAGGGGTTTCCCTGAGGGTTCGCGAAAAAACCATCTGTTGTCTCATCGGGGCCAATGGGGCCGGCAAATCGACCCTTCTCATGACCATCAGTGGAATACAGCCGGTCTCGTCCGGCAGGATACGGTTCAGGGACGACCCCATCGATAAACTGCCGCCCGAAGAGATTGTACAAAAAGGGGTGGTCCAGGTCCCGGAAGGCCGGCGCATTTTCGCCGATCTGACGGTAAGGGAAAACCTGATGCTGGGGGCGTATCTCCGCCGCAACCGGCAAGCGGTGGCAAGGTCGATGGAAAATGCCTTCCAGCTTTTCCCCATCCTGAGGGAACGGCGCGACCAGTTGGGCGGGACCCTGTCGGGTGGGGAGCAGCAGATGCTTGCCATGGCAAGGGCCTTGATGGGGACGCCCTCACTCCTCCTCCTGGATGAGCCTTCCTTGGGACTGGCCCCCCTGGTGGTGGTCCATATCATGCACATTATTCAGAAGATACGGGATGACGGGCTCACCATCCTTCTGGTGGAACAGAATGCGCAGGCGGCCCTGGAATTGGGAAATTACGGGTATGTCATCGAGACGGGCCGGGTGGTGCTGGAGGATAAGGCCGCTGCCCTCCTCCAAAATGACCGGGTGAAAGAGGCCTATCTGGGGTAG
- a CDS encoding nucleotide sugar dehydrogenase has product MEYSVSPEGERFKLPQEEDYALEHDRLKAIVDARRQEGFEIVVVMGLGFVGAVMAGVVADSVDGKTGNPNKFVIGMQRPSPRSFWKIPLFNRGVSPVKAEDPEVAPLIERCVTRKKTLTATFTYDALEMADVLIVDVQCDFLKEELGNLRKGYAEIGALEDSFKIIGKRISPHCLVLIETTVPPGTTEYVAYPLIKKGFKARGINEEPRLAHSFERVMPGKEYVRSVRDFWRVCSGIDPESRERVTRFLSDVLNVEKFPLTVLDRPIESETCKIVENSYRATILAFLNEWSLFAETNGVDIVKVIDAIKVRPTHNNILFPGPGIGGYCLPKDGGLGLWAYKHLMGFENDIFKITPEAININDTRALHAAQLVRDALRNMGRIVAASQIALLGVSYREDVGDTRYSGSEIVARKLTEMGADVRAHDPYVTHWWELEKQESYPAVGASWSRFFRNQEHLADFSMTPDLETALKGSDAVVLAVRHRPYLELQPEEVVKMAGGPLAVVDCFGILDDAKIERYFELGCEVKGMGRGHINRIKDSVRKRKA; this is encoded by the coding sequence ATGGAATATTCCGTCAGCCCGGAAGGGGAGCGATTCAAGCTTCCCCAGGAAGAAGATTATGCGCTGGAACACGATAGACTGAAAGCGATCGTGGATGCCCGGCGCCAGGAGGGTTTCGAGATCGTGGTGGTCATGGGCCTCGGGTTCGTGGGGGCGGTCATGGCAGGCGTGGTGGCCGATTCAGTAGACGGCAAAACCGGAAACCCCAACAAATTCGTCATCGGCATGCAGCGGCCGAGTCCTCGAAGTTTCTGGAAAATCCCGCTCTTCAATCGCGGCGTCTCTCCGGTGAAGGCAGAGGACCCTGAGGTGGCCCCGCTGATCGAACGATGCGTCACCCGGAAGAAAACCCTCACCGCCACCTTCACCTATGATGCCCTCGAAATGGCGGACGTCTTGATCGTGGATGTGCAATGCGATTTTCTCAAGGAGGAGTTGGGCAATCTGAGAAAGGGCTATGCAGAGATAGGGGCCCTTGAAGACAGCTTCAAGATTATCGGCAAACGGATTTCTCCCCATTGCCTGGTCCTCATAGAGACCACCGTGCCCCCGGGGACCACCGAATATGTGGCCTATCCCCTGATCAAGAAGGGATTCAAGGCCCGGGGAATCAATGAAGAACCGCGGCTGGCCCACAGTTTCGAAAGGGTTATGCCGGGCAAGGAATATGTCCGGTCGGTGAGGGACTTCTGGCGTGTATGCAGCGGCATCGACCCGGAGAGCAGGGAACGGGTGACCCGCTTTCTCTCCGATGTTCTCAATGTGGAAAAATTCCCCCTGACCGTACTCGACCGGCCCATTGAGAGCGAGACCTGCAAGATCGTGGAAAACAGCTACCGGGCCACCATACTGGCCTTTCTCAACGAGTGGAGCCTCTTTGCAGAGACCAACGGGGTGGATATTGTCAAGGTCATCGATGCCATCAAGGTCCGGCCCACCCACAACAACATCCTCTTTCCAGGACCCGGCATCGGCGGGTACTGCCTTCCCAAGGACGGAGGGCTGGGTCTCTGGGCCTATAAGCACCTGATGGGGTTCGAGAACGACATCTTCAAAATCACGCCTGAGGCCATCAATATCAACGACACCAGGGCCCTCCATGCGGCCCAGCTGGTGCGCGACGCCCTGAGAAACATGGGACGCATCGTGGCCGCCTCCCAGATCGCCCTTCTCGGGGTGTCCTACCGGGAGGATGTAGGGGATACCCGATACAGCGGCTCCGAGATCGTAGCTCGAAAACTGACCGAAATGGGGGCTGATGTCCGGGCCCATGACCCCTATGTAACACATTGGTGGGAATTGGAAAAACAGGAATCTTACCCGGCCGTGGGCGCCAGTTGGTCGCGTTTTTTCCGCAACCAGGAACACCTGGCCGACTTCTCCATGACGCCTGACCTGGAAACCGCGCTCAAGGGATCCGATGCAGTGGTCCTGGCGGTCAGGCACCGGCCCTATCTGGAACTCCAACCGGAAGAGGTGGTCAAAATGGCCGGCGGTCCCCTGGCGGTGGTGGACTGCTTCGGAATCCTGGACGACGCTAAAATCGAACGGTATTTCGAGTTGGGGTGCGAGGTCAAGGGCATGGGCCGAGGTCATATCAACCGGATCAAGGATAGCGTGCGTAAGAGAAAAGCGTAG
- a CDS encoding N-formylglutamate amidohydrolase, whose product MSLPFVISIPHCSDRIPDEIKPALALNQEDIEDSVDSGTREIFGSLDATDILWARWSRLVVDLNRDPSRMDAKGVVARIDYSGRQVYRPGMAPHAAQIDERLNKYYRPYHLRLKEALEQDHIRGLLDGHSLNGIGPSEAPDAGRKRKDIVLSNNGDHNGEGTPSLGPTTCPVEILHLMRRIFVSAGFSVALNDPYTAGFITTHYGRTLAQRGKFAVQMEINQSLFIEPGTVRILWENLARTRDRIRQCFDDIARML is encoded by the coding sequence ATGAGCCTCCCATTTGTCATATCCATCCCCCACTGCTCCGACCGGATTCCCGATGAGATAAAACCGGCCCTTGCCCTCAACCAAGAGGACATCGAGGATTCCGTGGACTCAGGAACGCGAGAGATTTTTGGATCTTTGGACGCCACGGATATCCTGTGGGCCCGCTGGAGCAGGCTGGTGGTGGATCTGAACCGGGACCCCTCGCGGATGGATGCCAAAGGGGTCGTTGCAAGGATCGACTATTCCGGCCGGCAGGTCTATCGCCCGGGCATGGCCCCCCATGCAGCACAAATAGATGAGCGCCTCAACAAATACTACCGGCCGTATCACCTCCGGTTGAAAGAGGCCCTGGAGCAGGATCATATCAGAGGTTTGTTGGACGGTCATTCCCTCAACGGCATAGGTCCTTCCGAGGCCCCGGACGCAGGCCGGAAGCGGAAAGACATTGTGCTCAGCAACAACGGGGATCATAACGGCGAAGGGACCCCGTCCCTGGGACCGACGACCTGCCCTGTGGAGATCCTGCACCTGATGAGACGGATCTTTGTGAGCGCCGGATTTTCCGTCGCTTTGAACGATCCCTATACCGCCGGGTTCATCACCACCCACTACGGTCGCACATTGGCGCAAAGGGGAAAATTCGCGGTTCAGATGGAGATCAACCAGAGCCTGTTTATCGAACCGGGAACCGTGAGGATCCTTTGGGAAAATCTCGCACGGACCAGGGACCGCATCCGGCAATGCTTCGATGACATCGCAAGGATGCTCTAG
- a CDS encoding branched-chain amino acid ABC transporter permease has protein sequence MENLLDQSSLFLQQLVNGITLGGVYALIAVGYTMVYGVIQLINFAHGEIYMLGAFLAYTLVTILGLPFFAAFVLTLMICACFGIILDVVAYRPLRKAPRLAALITAIGMSIFLQNLALMIWGSQIKSYPREVLPGVFSKAAWSIGDVTVSWLQVFILSITVVCMAILHFTIRRTRIGTAMRAVSQDKTTAALMGISVNRVISFTFAIGSAMGGMAGILVGLYYNAIFPTMGYIAGIKAFAAAVLGGIGSVPGAMLGGGVLGIAEVIGAGYISSEYRDGISYAVMIAVILFKPSGLIGRQIREKV, from the coding sequence GTGGAAAATCTTCTCGATCAGTCGAGTCTTTTTCTCCAGCAGCTAGTGAACGGCATTACCCTGGGCGGGGTGTATGCCCTCATTGCCGTGGGATACACCATGGTCTATGGGGTCATCCAGCTGATCAACTTCGCCCACGGCGAGATCTACATGCTGGGCGCTTTCTTGGCCTATACCCTGGTGACCATCCTCGGTCTCCCCTTTTTTGCCGCATTTGTCCTGACCCTCATGATCTGCGCCTGTTTCGGGATTATCCTGGATGTGGTCGCCTACCGCCCCCTGCGAAAGGCCCCGCGCCTGGCTGCCCTCATCACGGCCATCGGGATGTCCATATTTCTTCAGAATCTGGCCCTCATGATCTGGGGCTCCCAGATCAAATCCTATCCCCGGGAGGTGCTCCCCGGCGTATTTTCCAAGGCTGCATGGAGCATAGGGGATGTCACCGTGTCCTGGCTTCAGGTGTTCATCCTTTCGATCACCGTGGTGTGCATGGCGATTCTCCATTTTACCATTCGCAGGACCAGGATCGGCACGGCCATGCGGGCCGTTTCCCAGGACAAGACCACCGCGGCCCTTATGGGGATCAGTGTCAACCGGGTGATCTCCTTTACCTTTGCCATCGGTTCGGCCATGGGCGGAATGGCCGGGATACTGGTGGGCCTCTACTACAACGCCATCTTCCCGACCATGGGCTACATCGCCGGCATCAAGGCCTTTGCAGCCGCTGTTTTAGGGGGAATCGGCAGCGTTCCGGGCGCCATGTTGGGGGGGGGCGTCTTGGGCATTGCCGAGGTGATCGGGGCCGGGTATATCTCATCGGAATACCGCGACGGCATCTCCTACGCGGTCATGATAGCGGTCATCCTCTTTAAGCCGTCCGGCCTTATCGGCAGGCAGATCAGGGAGAAGGTGTGA